A genome region from Ammoniphilus oxalaticus includes the following:
- a CDS encoding ABC transporter ATP-binding protein: MFELQISNLNKTFQNVQALHQVNLEVSAGHMLAVLGPSGCGKTTLLRCIAGFEIPDSGEIRLGGKKVFGDGLNLPPEKRRVGYVPQEGALFPHITVAQNIAFGLPRREKRSKRIDEMLELVGLPGLGERMPHELSGGQQQRVALARALAPSPSLVLLDEPFSALDAGLRATLREDVKTALKEINATAVLVTHDQEEALSMADVIAVMRSGACIQTSDPVTLYKYPADIDVATFIGEATILEAAVCDGNIVECPLGDLLPVAETCLKNCDKAVIMIRPEQFVIGKPANGTVSGRVLKTTFFGHDSLVHLQLDDHLGGHEIQVRLLGTHHYQPGEPIGLKINGEVMAYPVMS; this comes from the coding sequence ATGTTTGAGCTTCAAATTTCAAATCTTAATAAAACATTTCAGAATGTGCAGGCGCTGCATCAGGTTAACTTAGAGGTGAGCGCAGGCCATATGCTTGCCGTGTTAGGTCCATCGGGGTGCGGAAAAACGACATTGCTGCGGTGTATTGCTGGGTTTGAAATTCCCGACAGCGGAGAAATACGACTTGGCGGGAAAAAGGTGTTTGGAGACGGCTTGAATCTTCCCCCTGAAAAAAGACGTGTCGGTTACGTGCCGCAAGAAGGAGCGTTATTCCCGCATATTACGGTAGCCCAAAACATCGCCTTCGGCTTGCCGCGCAGGGAAAAGCGGTCCAAACGGATCGATGAAATGCTGGAATTGGTTGGACTTCCTGGATTAGGCGAGCGGATGCCGCATGAACTATCCGGTGGCCAGCAACAAAGGGTCGCCTTAGCCCGAGCTTTGGCCCCCTCTCCATCGTTGGTGCTGCTCGATGAACCATTCAGCGCCTTAGACGCGGGCTTGCGAGCGACTTTACGCGAGGATGTAAAAACCGCCCTAAAAGAAATCAACGCAACGGCTGTGCTTGTCACCCACGATCAGGAAGAGGCCCTCTCGATGGCGGACGTGATCGCGGTCATGCGCAGTGGGGCCTGCATCCAAACGTCAGACCCCGTCACGCTGTATAAGTATCCGGCCGACATTGACGTGGCGACATTTATTGGGGAAGCGACCATTCTTGAAGCGGCCGTTTGCGATGGAAACATCGTTGAATGTCCACTCGGAGACCTGCTCCCCGTCGCGGAAACTTGCCTGAAAAACTGTGATAAAGCGGTCATCATGATCCGCCCTGAACAATTCGTAATCGGTAAACCAGCAAACGGCACCGTCTCGGGTCGCGTGCTCAAAACCACATTTTTCGGTCACGATTCACTGGTCCATTTACAATTAGACGACCACCTCGGCGGTCACGAAATTCAAGTGCGCCTACTCGGCACACACCATTATCAACCAGGCGAACCCATCGGACTGAAAATCAACGGAGAAGTCATGGCCTACCCGGTCATGAGTTAG
- a CDS encoding ABC transporter permease encodes MVKRRWTYCKRSACYKMASQSVKRPLFGKKQKGSRKKRPTWLLFPVFILIVLSSLPILYVILRAKEAGWKQALDLIFRPRVYELLINTLKLDISVTILCVLIGVSAAWFIERTDLPGRKVWNIIVTLPFVVPAFVSSYSWISISSKLEGFGGAVLILTLSNYPLVYLPVSAALRGMDPALEETAHSLGLGKWRTFWRVILPQLRPSLLGGALLIALHMLAEFGSLSLLRFDTFTTAIFDQYNVVFNSASAAMLTSVLLLLCVIILAMELIVRGKSRYVSIGKGAPRAQTLLKLGWSKPFVLLGLTILGILGVAVPFGTLAYWLITGTSVSFPTNEIWSALYSTLTFGFSGALITILFALPLVILSIRYRGFFPSLADRLPYFIHCLPGLVIGLTFVFFAVRYVNPLYQTTPLLLIAYAMLYLPLAQSSIRGAMEQAPERLEEVARTLGKKPITVFFKVTLPLITPGVGAGAALVFLQIMKELTATLLLRPTGVNTLAVAIWEHTANAEFAASAPYAALLILISGLPVYLLTMRSFTNRKEG; translated from the coding sequence ATGGTGAAGCGACGCTGGACCTATTGCAAGAGGTCGGCTTGCTATAAAATGGCCAGTCAATCAGTAAAACGGCCATTATTCGGGAAGAAACAAAAGGGGTCACGGAAGAAACGTCCGACGTGGCTCCTTTTTCCCGTATTTATCTTAATTGTCCTTTCTTCCTTGCCTATCCTATATGTCATTTTGCGAGCCAAAGAAGCGGGCTGGAAGCAAGCGCTCGATTTGATTTTTCGGCCTCGCGTTTACGAATTACTCATTAACACGTTGAAACTCGATATCAGTGTAACAATTCTATGCGTTTTGATCGGCGTGTCAGCGGCGTGGTTTATTGAACGGACCGACTTACCAGGCAGAAAAGTGTGGAACATTATCGTCACTTTGCCGTTTGTCGTGCCCGCTTTTGTGAGCAGTTACAGTTGGATTTCGATTAGCTCGAAGCTTGAAGGGTTTGGCGGGGCGGTGCTGATTTTGACCTTATCCAATTATCCACTTGTTTACCTGCCCGTTTCCGCCGCGTTACGCGGGATGGACCCAGCCCTTGAAGAAACGGCGCACTCGCTCGGACTTGGCAAATGGCGTACGTTTTGGCGTGTGATTTTGCCGCAATTACGACCATCTCTGCTCGGCGGGGCATTACTGATTGCGCTCCATATGTTGGCAGAGTTTGGCTCACTGTCCTTGTTACGCTTTGATACGTTCACAACAGCGATCTTTGATCAGTACAACGTCGTCTTCAACAGCGCGTCGGCGGCCATGTTAACGTCTGTTTTACTGTTACTATGTGTGATAATATTAGCTATGGAGTTAATTGTTCGCGGAAAATCCCGTTATGTAAGTATTGGAAAAGGGGCGCCGCGGGCTCAAACATTGCTCAAACTCGGATGGAGTAAACCATTTGTCTTGCTCGGCTTAACGATTTTGGGGATTTTAGGCGTGGCTGTTCCCTTTGGCACACTCGCCTACTGGCTCATCACGGGGACATCGGTCTCTTTTCCGACAAATGAAATTTGGTCCGCTTTATATTCCACGCTCACGTTTGGATTTAGCGGGGCCTTAATCACCATTTTATTTGCGTTACCTTTAGTGATCTTATCCATTCGCTATCGCGGATTTTTCCCATCTTTAGCGGATCGGTTACCCTATTTTATACATTGCTTACCTGGCCTTGTGATCGGTTTAACGTTTGTCTTTTTCGCGGTTCGGTACGTGAATCCGTTATATCAAACGACTCCCCTCCTGTTGATCGCCTACGCGATGCTTTACTTGCCGCTTGCCCAATCATCGATCCGCGGAGCGATGGAACAAGCGCCTGAGCGGTTGGAGGAAGTAGCCCGCACGTTGGGAAAAAAGCCGATTACGGTTTTCTTCAAAGTCACGCTGCCGCTGATTACCCCGGGGGTTGGGGCGGGAGCCGCGCTCGTTTTTTTACAAATTATGAAAGAGCTGACTGCAACCCTATTGCTGCGCCCTACTGGCGTGAACACGTTAGCGGTCGCGATTTGGGAACATACGGCCAATGCCGAATTTGCCGCTTCAGCTCCGTACGCCGCGTTGTTAATTTTAATTTCAGGGTTGCCTGTTTACTTGCTGACGATGCGTTCATTTACGAATAGAAAAGAGGGTTGA
- a CDS encoding extracellular solute-binding protein codes for MKAFKFTRSSIFASILAVLFVTSLTACGGGNADQQGNKDGNSDGATSEEQTTLTLYNGQHKDATIALIEAFEKETGIKVVSREGSSNELAHQIVEEGDKSPADLIYTEETTPLFMLAERDLLEKIDDPALEPIPAEYRDPNGNWTGLLARSRVVAYNPELIDEADLPKSALDFAKPEWKDKVAFVPSSGAFQMQLSALIKTEGKETAKAYLEGLKEHGKIYKKNKMALEAVERGEIAVALINNYYWDQEAREKGAENMNSKLYFFGTHDIGDMVSVSGVAILKSSKHKEAAQKFIEFATGEAGQQVLTDVSAQYPLNQKVDTHGLKPFSELTPPNGTLDLGEFSNGEATLDLLQEVGLL; via the coding sequence ATGAAGGCATTTAAATTCACCCGATCAAGCATTTTTGCCAGCATTTTAGCGGTCTTATTCGTTACTTCTCTTACTGCGTGCGGTGGCGGCAATGCGGATCAACAAGGCAACAAAGATGGAAACAGCGACGGCGCAACTTCAGAGGAACAAACCACGCTCACCCTCTACAATGGGCAGCATAAGGACGCTACGATCGCTTTAATAGAAGCTTTCGAGAAAGAAACGGGCATTAAAGTTGTGTCACGTGAAGGGTCCAGCAATGAGCTTGCTCACCAGATCGTGGAAGAAGGCGATAAATCGCCAGCGGACCTCATTTATACCGAGGAAACAACGCCTCTGTTCATGTTAGCGGAAAGAGATTTGCTTGAAAAAATCGATGATCCAGCGCTTGAACCGATTCCAGCGGAATACCGCGATCCGAATGGCAACTGGACGGGATTACTCGCCCGTTCGCGTGTGGTTGCATACAACCCGGAATTGATCGATGAAGCGGATTTACCGAAGTCGGCGCTTGATTTTGCGAAACCCGAATGGAAAGATAAAGTCGCTTTTGTGCCATCGAGCGGGGCATTCCAAATGCAGTTATCGGCTTTGATTAAGACAGAAGGCAAAGAGACGGCAAAAGCGTATTTGGAAGGTTTAAAAGAACACGGTAAGATTTATAAGAAAAATAAGATGGCGCTCGAAGCCGTTGAACGCGGTGAAATTGCGGTCGCTTTGATCAATAACTACTATTGGGATCAGGAAGCGCGCGAAAAAGGCGCGGAGAACATGAATTCAAAGTTGTATTTCTTTGGAACGCATGACATTGGCGATATGGTTTCTGTATCGGGGGTAGCGATTCTCAAATCCAGTAAACATAAGGAAGCAGCGCAAAAGTTTATTGAATTTGCGACAGGTGAGGCAGGACAACAAGTTTTAACAGACGTCAGCGCGCAATACCCACTTAACCAAAAGGTGGACACACACGGGTTAAAGCCATTTTCTGAATTAACACCGCCAAACGGCACGCTCGATTTAGGCGAGTTCAGTAATGGTGAAGCGACGCTGGACCTATTGCAAGAGGTCGGCTTGCTATAA